A single region of the Bicyclus anynana chromosome 16, ilBicAnyn1.1, whole genome shotgun sequence genome encodes:
- the LOC112054461 gene encoding transcription factor VBP-like: protein MALWTPYAENTALDLTVKCKSERISPEPYQTIPEYQHYEETVYQHSAYPYMGYPVYVPIGETPVSPVSSCTSYPKSISPPRSGLISPPESPVSVNERKRPSYMMDVDILSDDPDFQAFERDALRAMAEKNGGTLLGNNPRMRRAVQTSQAADDSYRKQRERNNYAAKQSRDRRKLREIHLALKVTYLKNEVAKLKSLLGNRACARCRQPCVC, encoded by the coding sequence ATGGCTCTGTGGACGCCTTACGCTGAAAATACGGCGTTAGATCTAACAGTGAAGTGCAAATCGGAGCGGATATCTCCCGAACCGTACCAAACTATACCGGAGTATCAACATTATGAAGAGACAGTGTACCAGCACAGTGCTTATCCTTATATGGGTTACCCAGTCTACGTGCCCATTGGAGAAACGCCTGTATCGCCGGTGTCTTCGTGTACAAGCTATCCTAAATCCATCAGCCCTCCGAGAAGTGGATTGATCTCGCCTCCAGAATCTCCTGTATCGGTCAACGAGAGAAAACGCCCGAGCTACATGATGGATGTGGATATTTTATCCGATGATCCAGATTTCCAGGCGTTCGAAAGGGACGCTCTGAGAGCTATGGCGGAGAAAAATGGTGGAACTCTACTGGGAAACAATCCACGCATGCGTCGCGCTGTCCAGACGAGCCAAGCGGCTGACGATTCGTACAGAAAACAGAGGGAGAGGAACAATTATGCGGCGAAACAGAGTAGAGATAGAAGAAAGCTGAGAGAAATCCATTTGGCGTTGAAAGTGACATATTTGAAGAATGAAGTCGCCAAGTTAAAGAGTTTATTAGGAAATAGAGCATGCGCGAGATGTCGCCAACCTTGTGTTTGTTAG
- the LOC112054466 gene encoding thyrotroph embryonic factor-like: protein MALWTPYADEALDLTKNKRQSPERDRSFRPIVPDLRYARVSPELEENRYYSYSHEYTVPSSQISPNESLFCRKVPSPPHSLDSLDVDSLSDDMEYQAFERDALRAMAEKNGGALLGNNPRMRRAVQTSQAADDSYRKQRERNNYAAKQSRDRRKLREVRLAFQVTFLKKKIADLRTQVDENVCVRCMQQCRC, encoded by the coding sequence ATGGCGCTTTGGACCCCGTACGCGGACGAAGCATTGGACTTAACCAAAAACAAACGACAATCACCTGAACGCGATCGATCCTTCAGACCGATAGTGCCTGACTTGAGATACGCAAGAGTATCTCCTGAATTGGAAGAAAATAGATACTACAGCTACTCTCACGAATACACAGTTCCATCGTCGCAAATATCTCCAAATGAAAGTTTGTTCTGCAGAAAAGTGCCGTCGCCGCCGCATTCGCTGGATTCCCTCGACGTTGACTCACTATCTGACGACATGGAGTACCAAGCCTTCGAGCGGGATGCTCTGCGAGCCATGGCGGAGAAAAATGGAGGCGCTTTGCTAGGAAATAACCCGAGAATGAGACGCGCGGTGCAGACGAGTCAAGCAGCGGACGACTCTTACAGAAAGCAGCGGGAGAGAAATAACTACGCGGCCAAACAGAGCAGAGATAGAAGAAAATTGAGAGAAGTTAGGCTAGCGTTTCAAGTGACATTTCTGAAAAAGAAAATCGCGGACTTAAGGACCCAGGTCGACGAAAATGTTTGCGTGAGGTGCATGCAGCAGTGTCGGTGTTAA